A genomic region of Candidatus Zixiibacteriota bacterium contains the following coding sequences:
- the pruA gene encoding L-glutamate gamma-semialdehyde dehydrogenase yields the protein MGIYRIPTPKNEPIKSYAPGTPERADLKKALANLKARKLDVPMIIGGKEIKTDKTVKMVCPHNHGFELGHYYRGGADEIQMAINSALAAKHDWEQMPLDQRAAIFLKAADLLAGPYRAIVNAATMLAHSKNIFQAEIDAVCELVDFFRFNAYYMQEIYHIQPGSSDTVWNYVEYRPLEGFVFAVTPFNFVSIAGNLPTAPAIMGNVCLWKPASSVVYTAHFIMKILKEAGLPDGVINLITARGADVGEIIMKNEHLAGIHFTGSTAVFQNMWKTVGENIASYKSYPRIVGETGGKDFVFVHNSSSPIEVATALLRGAFEYQGQKCSAASRSYIPASMWDNVKNLLLKQVGELKMGDPEDFTNFINAVIDKSAFDDITGYIDYAKKSKDCEIIIGGNYDDSKGYFIEPTIVVTSDPHFKLMEEEIFGPVLTIYIYQDEDFEKTLHICNTTSPYALTGAIFARDRYAIVTANNILRHAAGNYYINDKPTGAVVGQQPFGGSRASGTNDKAGSLSNMIRWTSPRTIKEALVPPTDYRYPFMEAD from the coding sequence ATGGGTATTTACAGAATTCCGACGCCTAAAAACGAGCCGATCAAATCTTATGCTCCCGGGACTCCGGAACGGGCGGATTTGAAAAAAGCTCTGGCCAATCTGAAAGCTCGCAAGCTTGACGTGCCGATGATCATCGGCGGTAAAGAAATCAAAACCGATAAAACCGTTAAGATGGTTTGCCCTCATAATCATGGATTCGAGCTGGGTCATTATTATCGAGGCGGGGCCGACGAAATTCAGATGGCAATCAATTCCGCCCTGGCCGCCAAGCATGACTGGGAACAAATGCCTCTCGACCAGCGGGCGGCGATTTTTCTAAAGGCGGCGGACCTTCTGGCCGGACCGTATCGGGCGATAGTCAATGCCGCGACAATGTTGGCTCATAGTAAAAATATTTTCCAGGCAGAGATTGACGCGGTTTGTGAACTGGTCGACTTCTTCCGCTTTAACGCCTATTACATGCAGGAAATCTATCATATACAGCCCGGTTCATCCGATACCGTCTGGAATTATGTCGAATATCGTCCTCTGGAAGGATTCGTATTCGCCGTAACGCCGTTTAATTTTGTTTCCATCGCGGGCAACTTACCGACGGCTCCGGCCATCATGGGTAACGTCTGCCTCTGGAAACCGGCGTCGAGCGTTGTCTATACCGCGCATTTTATCATGAAGATTCTGAAAGAAGCCGGATTGCCTGATGGTGTTATTAATTTGATAACCGCCCGCGGCGCGGATGTCGGTGAAATTATAATGAAGAATGAGCACCTCGCCGGAATTCATTTTACCGGTTCGACGGCAGTCTTTCAAAATATGTGGAAGACGGTCGGTGAAAATATCGCTTCGTACAAGAGCTATCCGCGAATCGTCGGCGAAACGGGCGGTAAGGATTTTGTTTTTGTTCATAATTCATCCTCACCGATTGAAGTTGCCACGGCATTATTGCGGGGCGCTTTTGAATATCAGGGACAAAAATGCTCAGCGGCATCCCGTTCGTATATACCCGCCTCAATGTGGGATAATGTCAAAAATCTGCTTCTCAAACAGGTTGGCGAATTGAAGATGGGTGACCCTGAAGATTTTACAAACTTTATTAATGCCGTCATTGATAAGAGCGCTTTTGATGATATCACCGGATATATCGATTATGCCAAAAAGTCAAAAGACTGCGAAATTATCATTGGCGGCAATTATGATGATTCCAAAGGGTATTTTATTGAGCCGACGATTGTCGTCACTAGCGATCCTCATTTCAAATTAATGGAGGAAGAAATATTCGGTCCGGTTCTAACTATTTATATTTATCAGGACGAAGATTTCGAGAAAACACTGCATATATGCAACACGACCTCCCCGTACGCCTTGACCGGGGCGATTTTCGCGCGCGATCGTTATGCCATTGTTACAGCTAACAATATCTTGCGTCACGCCGCGGGCAACTATTATATCAATGACAAACCAACCGGAGCAGTAGTGGGTCAGCAGCCGTTCGGCGGTTCGCGGGCCTCGGGTACCAATGATAAAGCGGGTTCGCTTTCGAATATGATTCGCTGGACGTCGCCTCGGACGATTAAGGAAGCGCTGGTTCCTCCGACCGATTATCGCTATCCGTTTATGGAAGCTGATTGA